One genomic segment of Burkholderia pyrrocinia includes these proteins:
- the secF gene encoding protein translocase subunit SecF: MEFFRIRKDIPFMRHALVFNVISLVTFLAAVFFLFHRGLHLSVEFTGGTVIEVQYQQAAELEPVRATLGKLGYADAQVQNFGTSRNVLIRLQLKEGLTSAQQSDQVMGALKAQNPDVTLQRVEFVGPQVGRELATDGLLALACVVIGIVIYLSFRFEWKYAVAGIIANLHDVVIILGFFAFFQWEFSLAVLAAILAVLGYSVNESVVIFDRIRETFRRERKMSVQEVINHAITTTMSRTIITHTSTEMMVLSMFFFGGPTLHYFALALTVGIMFGIYSSVFVAGSLAMWLGIKREDLIKDKKTAHDPDDPNAGAQV, translated from the coding sequence ATGGAATTTTTCCGCATCCGTAAAGACATTCCGTTCATGCGGCACGCGCTGGTGTTCAACGTGATCTCGCTGGTCACGTTCCTCGCCGCCGTGTTCTTCCTGTTCCACCGCGGGCTGCACCTGTCCGTCGAATTCACCGGCGGTACGGTGATCGAGGTGCAGTACCAGCAGGCCGCCGAACTCGAACCCGTGCGCGCGACGCTCGGCAAGCTCGGCTACGCCGACGCGCAGGTGCAGAACTTCGGCACGTCGCGCAACGTGCTGATCCGCCTGCAGTTGAAGGAAGGCCTCACGTCCGCGCAGCAGAGCGACCAGGTGATGGGCGCGCTGAAGGCGCAGAACCCGGACGTCACGCTGCAGCGTGTCGAGTTCGTCGGCCCGCAGGTCGGCAGGGAGCTCGCGACCGACGGCCTGCTCGCGCTCGCGTGCGTCGTGATCGGCATCGTGATCTACCTGTCGTTCCGCTTCGAATGGAAGTACGCGGTCGCCGGCATCATCGCCAACCTGCACGACGTCGTGATCATTCTCGGCTTCTTCGCGTTCTTCCAGTGGGAGTTCTCGCTGGCGGTGCTCGCGGCGATCCTCGCGGTGCTCGGCTACTCGGTCAACGAGTCGGTCGTCATCTTCGACCGGATCCGCGAGACGTTCCGTCGCGAACGCAAGATGAGCGTGCAGGAAGTGATCAACCACGCGATCACGACCACGATGTCGCGGACGATCATCACGCACACGTCGACGGAAATGATGGTGCTGTCGATGTTCTTCTTCGGCGGCCCGACGCTGCACTACTTCGCGCTCGCGCTGACGGTCGGCATCATGTTCGGCATCTACTCGTCGGTGTTCGTCGCGGGCTCGCTCGCGATGTGGCTCGGCATCAAGCGCGAAGACCTGATCAAGGACAAGAAGACCGCGCACGATCCGGACGATCCGAACGCGGGCGCGCAGGTTTAA
- a CDS encoding S41 family peptidase, protein MCIVRRLTVCAIVAAALLPCTQPAGAQSASAPATAPPAAPPAAQPVAPPAAPPASQPAAASPSPCPPDWEPQICELKAAVEVLKKQHLTDVDIGALLDAATHEGIKTLPYARFFTAKERQEQLDDERRARDGTPGIGIVFETRPDGLHIIDVIPDAPAEKAGVRPDDLVVAMNDRSVVGIDGSELVKLAKGDAGVPLKLTVQRGPQHAVLSFAPVRAIVKPHPAIAKRLDGDILYTRLSSFPEPAVGDYIDAVQAARRTGPPVQGMILDLRINGGGALNAAIGIAALFAGRDRTAMVTVERGDTHRRRFATNWPDYELPVMHGQDPLAPLQADDWWRTVPLVVLVDGQSASAAEATAAALKDLGRAKLLGMPTYGKGLAQTGVDLIDGTRLNFTFARNLRPNGCPMDGYGVVPDWLVPPRRDSDVDGVLLWYREVDLARAPYADRLAPDPFAQVRKERQKLREARVRAKVDTSKSAALPQRAFGTAGDWQLQQALAALAGRPVRTVDAPAQLMPAQPVCEHGGN, encoded by the coding sequence ATGTGTATCGTTCGTCGCCTCACCGTCTGCGCAATCGTCGCGGCTGCGTTGCTGCCGTGCACGCAACCTGCCGGCGCACAGTCGGCATCCGCACCAGCAACCGCGCCGCCCGCCGCACCGCCTGCCGCACAACCCGTCGCCCCACCTGCCGCTCCCCCGGCCTCCCAGCCTGCCGCCGCATCGCCGTCGCCCTGCCCGCCCGACTGGGAGCCGCAGATCTGCGAACTGAAGGCCGCCGTCGAAGTGCTGAAGAAACAGCACCTGACCGACGTCGACATCGGCGCGCTGCTCGACGCCGCGACCCACGAAGGGATCAAGACACTGCCGTACGCACGCTTCTTCACCGCGAAGGAACGCCAGGAGCAGCTCGACGACGAGCGGCGCGCCCGCGACGGCACGCCGGGCATCGGGATCGTCTTCGAGACGCGGCCCGACGGGCTGCACATCATCGACGTGATTCCCGACGCACCGGCCGAGAAGGCCGGCGTGCGCCCCGACGATCTCGTCGTCGCGATGAACGACAGGAGCGTCGTCGGCATCGACGGCAGCGAGCTCGTGAAACTCGCGAAGGGCGACGCGGGCGTCCCGCTGAAGCTCACGGTGCAGCGCGGCCCGCAGCATGCGGTGCTGAGCTTCGCGCCCGTGCGCGCGATCGTCAAGCCGCACCCGGCGATCGCGAAGCGGCTCGACGGCGACATCCTGTACACGCGGCTGTCGAGCTTTCCGGAACCGGCGGTCGGCGACTATATCGACGCGGTGCAGGCCGCACGCCGCACGGGCCCGCCGGTGCAAGGGATGATTCTCGACCTGCGCATCAACGGCGGCGGCGCGCTCAATGCGGCGATCGGCATCGCCGCGCTGTTCGCCGGACGCGACCGCACCGCGATGGTGACGGTCGAGCGCGGCGACACCCACCGCCGCCGCTTCGCGACCAACTGGCCCGACTACGAACTGCCGGTCATGCACGGGCAGGATCCGCTCGCGCCGCTGCAGGCCGACGACTGGTGGCGCACCGTGCCGCTCGTCGTGCTCGTCGACGGACAGAGCGCGTCGGCCGCCGAAGCGACCGCGGCGGCGTTGAAGGATCTCGGCCGCGCAAAACTGCTCGGCATGCCGACCTACGGGAAGGGGCTCGCGCAGACTGGCGTCGACCTGATCGACGGCACGCGCCTGAACTTCACGTTCGCGCGCAACCTGCGGCCGAACGGCTGCCCGATGGACGGCTACGGCGTCGTGCCGGACTGGCTCGTGCCGCCGCGCCGCGACTCGGACGTCGACGGCGTGCTGCTGTGGTACCGGGAAGTCGATCTAGCGCGCGCGCCGTATGCGGACCGGCTGGCGCCCGACCCGTTCGCACAGGTGCGCAAGGAACGGCAGAAGCTGCGCGAAGCGCGCGTGCGTGCGAAGGTCGATACGTCGAAAAGCGCGGCGCTGCCGCAACGCGCGTTCGGCACCGCCGGCGACTGGCAGTTACAGCAGGCGCTCGCCGCGCTCGCGGGGCGCCCCGTGCGGACCGTCGACGCGCCGGCGCAATTGATGCCGGCGCAGCCCGTATGCGAACACGGCGGCAACTGA
- a CDS encoding MFS transporter, giving the protein MHAATQSRSIASSPRVWRAVVAASIGNALEWFDLVVYGFFAVTISKLFFPAGNDTVSLLLTLGTFGVSFFMRPLGAIVLGAYADRAGRKAALTLSILLMMVGTLIIAVLPTYETIGVAAPVILVAARLMQGFSAGGEFGSATAFLAEHVPGRRGFFASWQVASQGLTTLLAAGFGTVLNAQLSAAQMAAWGWRVPFFFGLLLGPVAYYIRTKVDETPEFLAAEGTANPLRDTFASHKARLVAAMGVVVLGTVATYLVLFMPTYGVKQLGLAPSAAFAAILVVGVIQMAFAPLVGHWSDRYGRVRVMIAPAIGILVLIYPAFAYLVAHPGFGTLIALQVLLAFLMTGYFAALPGLLSEVFPVQTRTTGMSLAYNVAVTIFGGFGPFIIAWLIRATGLKTAPSFYLMFAAVLSLAALVVLRRRFGFR; this is encoded by the coding sequence ATGCATGCCGCCACGCAGTCCCGTTCCATTGCCTCGTCGCCGCGCGTGTGGCGCGCGGTGGTCGCCGCGTCGATCGGCAATGCGCTCGAGTGGTTCGATCTCGTCGTCTATGGCTTCTTCGCGGTGACGATCTCGAAGCTGTTCTTTCCGGCCGGCAACGATACCGTGTCGCTGCTGCTCACGCTCGGCACCTTCGGCGTGTCGTTCTTCATGCGGCCGCTCGGCGCGATCGTGCTCGGCGCCTATGCCGACCGCGCGGGCCGCAAGGCCGCGCTCACGCTGTCGATCCTGCTGATGATGGTCGGCACGCTGATCATCGCGGTGCTGCCGACCTACGAGACGATCGGCGTCGCCGCGCCGGTAATCCTCGTCGCCGCGCGGCTGATGCAGGGCTTTTCGGCCGGCGGCGAGTTCGGCAGCGCGACCGCGTTCCTCGCCGAACACGTGCCGGGCCGGCGCGGCTTCTTCGCGAGCTGGCAGGTCGCGAGCCAGGGGCTCACGACGCTGCTCGCCGCCGGCTTCGGCACCGTGCTGAACGCGCAGCTCTCGGCCGCGCAGATGGCTGCGTGGGGCTGGCGCGTGCCGTTCTTCTTCGGGCTGCTGCTCGGGCCCGTCGCCTACTACATCCGCACCAAGGTCGACGAGACACCCGAATTCCTCGCGGCCGAAGGCACCGCGAACCCGCTGCGCGACACGTTCGCGTCGCACAAGGCGCGCCTGGTTGCCGCAATGGGCGTGGTCGTGCTCGGCACCGTCGCGACCTATCTCGTGCTGTTCATGCCGACCTACGGCGTGAAGCAGCTCGGCCTCGCACCGTCCGCCGCGTTCGCGGCGATCCTCGTCGTCGGCGTGATCCAGATGGCGTTCGCGCCGCTCGTCGGCCACTGGTCGGACCGTTACGGTCGCGTGCGCGTGATGATCGCGCCGGCCATCGGCATCCTCGTGCTGATCTATCCGGCATTCGCGTATCTCGTCGCGCATCCGGGCTTCGGCACGCTGATCGCGCTGCAGGTGCTGCTCGCGTTCCTGATGACCGGCTACTTCGCGGCGTTGCCGGGCCTGCTGTCCGAGGTGTTTCCGGTGCAGACGCGCACGACCGGGATGTCGCTCGCGTATAACGTCGCGGTGACGATCTTCGGCGGCTTCGGGCCGTTCATCATCGCGTGGCTGATCCGCGCGACCGGTCTGAAGACCGCGCCGAGCTTCTACCTGATGTTCGCGGCCGTGCTGAGCCTCGCGGCGCTGGTCGTGCTGCGCCGGCGGTTCGGCTTCCGCTAG
- a CDS encoding YceI family protein: MKKHLMIAAGALAASLSFSAFADSATYQFDPSHTYPSFEADHFGGLSVWRGKFDKSSGTVTLDRAAKTGTVDVTTDVASIQTGSAKLDEHLQTNEFFDVAKFPQANYKGTIKFDGDKPVSVVGNLTLHGVTKPLTLKIDSFKCMPHPMLKREVCGVDAVGEFSRDDFGLDYGKQYGFKMKTKLLISAEAVKQQ, encoded by the coding sequence TTGAAAAAGCATCTGATGATCGCCGCAGGCGCGCTGGCCGCGTCGCTGTCGTTCTCGGCATTCGCCGACAGCGCGACGTACCAGTTCGACCCGAGCCACACGTACCCGAGCTTCGAGGCCGACCACTTCGGCGGCCTGTCGGTCTGGCGCGGCAAGTTCGACAAGTCGAGCGGCACCGTGACGCTCGACCGCGCGGCGAAGACGGGCACCGTCGACGTGACGACCGACGTCGCGTCGATCCAGACGGGCAGCGCGAAGCTCGACGAGCACCTGCAGACGAACGAATTCTTCGATGTCGCGAAGTTCCCGCAGGCGAACTACAAGGGCACGATCAAGTTCGACGGCGACAAGCCGGTGTCGGTGGTCGGCAACCTGACGCTGCATGGCGTCACGAAGCCGCTGACGCTGAAGATCGATTCGTTCAAGTGCATGCCGCACCCGATGCTCAAGCGTGAAGTGTGCGGCGTCGACGCGGTCGGCGAATTCAGCCGCGACGATTTCGGCCTCGACTACGGCAAGCAGTACGGCTTCAAGATGAAGACGAAGCTGCTGATCTCGGCCGAAGCCGTCAAGCAGCAGTAA
- a CDS encoding YceI family protein → MKVSFSRSMLTAFAAVALVASGAALADVDLAKSKVSAVSKQMNVPTEGAFRKFSAQVKFDPAKAAQGSAQMTIDVASYDLGDKMYNDQVAGKDWFDAKTYPQATFVSSAIAPVGGNKYNVTGKLTIKGKSETVTVPVTVAQSGATQTFDGVLPIKRSAFNVGTGEWKDTSIVADEVQIKFHLVATK, encoded by the coding sequence ATGAAAGTGTCTTTTTCCCGCTCCATGCTGACCGCGTTCGCCGCGGTGGCACTTGTCGCGTCGGGCGCGGCGCTCGCCGATGTCGATCTCGCTAAGAGCAAGGTGTCCGCCGTGTCGAAGCAGATGAACGTGCCGACCGAGGGGGCGTTCAGGAAGTTTTCCGCGCAGGTGAAGTTCGATCCGGCGAAGGCCGCGCAGGGCAGCGCGCAAATGACGATCGACGTCGCGAGCTATGACCTCGGCGACAAGATGTACAACGACCAGGTCGCGGGCAAGGACTGGTTCGACGCGAAGACCTATCCGCAGGCGACGTTCGTGTCGTCGGCGATCGCGCCGGTCGGCGGCAACAAGTACAACGTGACCGGCAAACTGACGATCAAGGGCAAGTCCGAGACCGTCACGGTGCCCGTCACGGTCGCGCAGAGCGGCGCGACGCAGACGTTCGACGGCGTGCTGCCGATCAAGCGTTCGGCGTTCAACGTCGGCACCGGCGAGTGGAAGGACACGTCGATCGTCGCGGACGAAGTGCAGATCAAGTTCCATCTCGTCGCCACGAAGTAA
- a CDS encoding cytochrome b codes for MASNSLPARPVRYTQTAIALHWLIALLIVSGFALGWVMTDIPGFTPTKLKYFSWHKWIGVTAFALAVVRVLWRATHVPPPLPGDTPAWQRAASHGVHILLYVLMLVIPVTGYLYSSASNIPVVYLGIVPLPRLIDPDPVLKETFKTLHVSLNYILLALVSLHVLAAFKHQLLDRDGLLSRMLPFAK; via the coding sequence ATGGCATCGAATTCGCTGCCGGCCAGGCCGGTACGCTATACGCAGACCGCGATCGCGCTGCACTGGCTGATCGCGCTGCTGATCGTCAGCGGCTTCGCGCTCGGCTGGGTGATGACGGACATCCCCGGCTTCACGCCGACGAAGCTGAAGTACTTCTCGTGGCACAAGTGGATCGGCGTGACGGCGTTCGCGCTGGCCGTGGTGCGCGTGCTGTGGCGCGCGACGCACGTGCCGCCGCCGCTGCCGGGCGATACGCCGGCGTGGCAGCGTGCGGCGTCGCACGGCGTGCATATCCTGCTGTACGTGCTGATGCTGGTGATTCCGGTGACGGGCTACCTGTACAGCTCGGCGTCGAACATCCCGGTCGTCTATCTCGGCATCGTGCCGCTGCCGCGGCTGATCGACCCCGATCCTGTGCTCAAGGAAACCTTCAAGACACTCCACGTGTCTTTGAATTACATTCTGCTTGCGCTCGTGTCGCTGCACGTGCTCGCGGCGTTCAAGCACCAGTTGTTGGACCGCGACGGCCTGCTGTCGCGGATGCTTCCCTTTGCCAAATGA
- a CDS encoding paraquat-inducible protein A, producing the protein MQRNDLIACHECDALLHKPRLGSREIARCPRCDALLYRNSAAQIERICALALAALITFTIAQAFPILEMDVNGNRVQTTLIGAIDSLWRQDMAIVGVMVFCSTVLFPLVEMAALLYLLLPIRRGVVPPGFNLVLRAIELVRPWGMIEVFMLGILVTIVKMVSLARVVPDAALFAFAALTLMIAVVLMFDPRTLWDIADDLRAARTGAQPDDAAPPPEAARR; encoded by the coding sequence ATGCAACGAAACGACCTGATTGCCTGTCACGAGTGCGACGCACTGTTGCACAAACCGCGCCTCGGCAGCCGCGAAATCGCGCGCTGTCCGCGCTGCGACGCACTGCTCTATCGCAACAGCGCCGCGCAAATCGAGCGGATCTGCGCGCTCGCGCTCGCGGCACTGATCACGTTCACGATCGCGCAGGCGTTCCCGATCCTCGAAATGGACGTGAACGGCAACCGCGTGCAGACGACGCTGATCGGCGCGATCGACTCGCTGTGGCGCCAGGACATGGCGATCGTCGGCGTGATGGTGTTCTGCTCGACCGTGCTGTTCCCGCTCGTCGAGATGGCCGCGCTGCTGTACCTGCTGCTGCCGATTCGGCGCGGCGTCGTGCCGCCCGGCTTCAACCTGGTGCTGCGCGCGATCGAGCTCGTGCGGCCATGGGGCATGATCGAGGTGTTCATGCTCGGGATCCTCGTGACGATCGTGAAGATGGTGAGCCTCGCACGTGTCGTTCCCGATGCCGCGCTGTTTGCGTTCGCCGCGCTCACGCTGATGATCGCCGTCGTGCTGATGTTCGATCCGCGCACGCTGTGGGACATCGCCGACGATCTGCGCGCCGCTCGCACGGGCGCGCAGCCCGACGACGCCGCGCCGCCGCCGGAAGCCGCCCGCCGATGA
- a CDS encoding paraquat-inducible protein A produces the protein MTTPTAAREGYASCHTCGLVQTLDRPHAHCARCGSALHFRIPNSVMRTWALLLAAAILYIPANLLPIMRTASIVGSQEDTIMSGVIYFWVSGDWPLAVVVFVASILVPMLKLGVLLILVISAQRRSPWRPLQRTRLFRIVERIGRWSMLDIFVVTLTVALVHFRSLAVITAGPGALAFGSVVILTMLASMQFDPRLIWDPVENSGNHHE, from the coding sequence ATGACGACACCGACCGCCGCCCGCGAGGGCTACGCCAGTTGTCACACGTGCGGGCTCGTGCAGACGCTCGACCGGCCGCACGCGCACTGCGCGCGCTGCGGCAGCGCGCTGCATTTCCGCATCCCGAACAGCGTCATGCGCACGTGGGCGCTGCTGCTCGCCGCCGCGATCCTCTACATTCCGGCGAACCTGCTGCCGATCATGCGCACCGCGTCGATCGTCGGCTCGCAGGAAGACACGATCATGAGCGGCGTCATCTATTTCTGGGTGTCGGGCGACTGGCCGCTCGCCGTCGTCGTGTTCGTCGCGAGCATCCTCGTGCCGATGCTCAAGCTCGGCGTGCTGCTGATCCTCGTGATCAGCGCGCAGCGCCGCTCGCCGTGGCGGCCGCTGCAGCGCACGCGCCTGTTCCGGATCGTCGAGCGCATCGGCCGCTGGTCGATGCTCGACATCTTCGTCGTGACGCTGACCGTCGCGCTCGTCCATTTCCGCTCGCTCGCCGTCATCACGGCCGGCCCCGGCGCGCTCGCGTTCGGCTCGGTCGTGATCCTGACGATGCTCGCGTCGATGCAGTTCGATCCCCGCCTGATCTGGGATCCAGTCGAAAACTCAGGGAATCACCATGAATAG